One Fontisphaera persica DNA window includes the following coding sequences:
- a CDS encoding prepilin-type N-terminal cleavage/methylation domain-containing protein, with amino-acid sequence MTKRVQRSAAFTLIELLVVIAIIAILAALLLPSLAQAKNRAKRIDCSNRLRQIGIGWRIWAGDNNGRFPWHLKVADGGSQDSDMWVDHFRVASNQLANTRLLVCPEDVDKVAETRWDYLMGDKDVSYFVGTSAEETKPHSILSGDHNVTGGGGYLDLMWNEAYGTSIDAAWDKRVHNEKGNILLSDGSVHLMRTDRLREQISTALASGVTNVVFARPRAPF; translated from the coding sequence ATGACCAAACGCGTGCAGCGGAGCGCTGCTTTTACGCTCATCGAACTGCTGGTGGTCATCGCCATCATCGCCATCCTCGCCGCCCTGCTGCTGCCCTCACTGGCTCAGGCCAAAAACCGGGCCAAGCGCATTGATTGCAGCAACCGCCTGCGCCAAATTGGGATTGGCTGGCGGATTTGGGCCGGGGACAACAACGGACGGTTTCCCTGGCATCTCAAGGTGGCTGACGGCGGGAGCCAGGATTCGGACATGTGGGTGGACCATTTCCGCGTGGCCTCCAATCAATTAGCCAATACACGCCTGCTGGTTTGCCCTGAAGATGTGGACAAAGTGGCGGAAACGCGCTGGGACTATTTAATGGGCGACAAGGATGTCAGTTATTTTGTAGGCACCAGCGCCGAGGAAACCAAGCCGCACAGCATATTGAGCGGCGACCACAATGTCACCGGCGGGGGAGGCTATCTGGACTTGATGTGGAATGAAGCCTACGGCACTTCCATTGACGCCGCGTGGGACAAGCGCGTGCACAATGAAAAAGGCAACATTCTTTTGAGTGACGGCAGCGTGCACCTGATGCGCACCGACCGTCTGCGGGAGCAAATCAGCACTGCCCTGGCCAGCGGCGTGACCAATGTGGTGTTCGCCCGTCCGCGGGCGCCGTTCTAA
- a CDS encoding galactitol-1-phosphate 5-dehydrogenase yields the protein MKALLLTDYRRLEVADFPAPTPGPDELLVRVRACGICGSDIHGYDGSSGRRIPPLIMGHEAAGVVEAVGGAVSRFQPGDRVTFDSTVYCGQCAYCRAGQINLCDRRQVLGVSCGEYRRHGAFAEYVVVPERTAVALPEDLSFVHAALVEPVSIAVHAVNRLPIRLGDSAAVVGTGMIGLLVVQALRLAGCGKIVALDVEPRKLALARELGADAALDARDPEAPAQVAAMTGGRGVDVAVEAVGAAAPVQLAIRCLRKGGALGLVGNVTPNIELPLQAVVTRELTLYGSCASQGEYPACLELLRRGAMRVEPLISARIPLEAAPQWFERLYQREPGLLKVIVEP from the coding sequence ATGAAGGCATTATTGCTGACGGATTACCGGCGCCTCGAGGTTGCCGATTTCCCCGCCCCAACACCCGGGCCGGATGAATTATTGGTGCGGGTGCGGGCGTGCGGCATTTGTGGCAGCGACATCCACGGCTATGACGGCAGCAGTGGCCGGCGGATTCCACCCCTTATCATGGGGCACGAAGCCGCCGGCGTGGTGGAGGCGGTGGGAGGCGCCGTGAGCCGCTTTCAGCCCGGGGACCGGGTGACCTTTGATTCCACCGTGTACTGTGGCCAGTGCGCTTATTGCCGGGCTGGCCAAATTAATTTATGCGACCGCCGCCAGGTGCTGGGCGTGTCCTGCGGCGAATACCGGCGGCACGGGGCTTTTGCCGAGTACGTGGTGGTGCCGGAGCGGACGGCGGTGGCGTTGCCGGAGGATTTGTCATTCGTCCACGCCGCCCTGGTGGAGCCGGTGTCCATTGCCGTGCATGCGGTGAACCGCTTGCCCATACGTTTGGGGGACTCGGCCGCAGTGGTGGGCACGGGCATGATTGGCTTGCTGGTGGTGCAGGCGTTGCGGCTGGCCGGCTGTGGAAAAATTGTGGCGCTGGACGTGGAACCGCGCAAGCTGGCTCTGGCCCGGGAACTGGGAGCCGATGCCGCCCTGGATGCCCGTGACCCGGAGGCGCCCGCGCAGGTGGCCGCGATGACCGGCGGGCGGGGAGTGGACGTGGCCGTGGAGGCAGTGGGCGCCGCCGCCCCGGTGCAGTTGGCCATCCGCTGCCTGCGCAAGGGAGGCGCGCTGGGGCTGGTGGGCAACGTTACTCCCAACATTGAGCTGCCCTTGCAGGCCGTGGTGACACGCGAATTGACACTATATGGGTCATGCGCCTCGCAAGGCGAGTATCCCGCCTGTCTGGAGCTGTTGCGGCGCGGGGCAATGCGCGTGGAGCCCTTAATCAGCGCCCGCATCCCGCTCGAGGCCGCCCCGCAATGGTTTGAACGGCTCTACCAGCGCGAGCCCGGTTTGCTCAAGGTCATTGTGGAACCGTAG
- a CDS encoding cupin domain-containing protein, which yields MKTNHPKPAPGRPTLVRHEAEAPRERSACGWRCRLISREDAALGPAAWAHAVDIDGAKPHYHLRSTEIYYVLEGSGAVVLDGVEHQVTQGSLVHIPPGVVHGARGRMRVLVIGIPDIAEDDYFEPTASEPSAPAG from the coding sequence ATGAAAACCAATCACCCCAAGCCGGCTCCGGGCCGTCCCACCTTGGTACGGCATGAAGCCGAAGCCCCGCGCGAACGCAGCGCCTGCGGCTGGCGCTGCCGCCTCATCAGCCGCGAAGATGCGGCCCTGGGCCCGGCGGCCTGGGCGCATGCGGTGGATATTGACGGAGCCAAACCGCATTATCATCTGCGCTCCACCGAAATTTACTACGTGCTCGAGGGGAGCGGCGCAGTGGTTCTGGACGGCGTGGAGCACCAGGTTACCCAAGGCTCGCTGGTCCACATTCCGCCGGGGGTGGTCCATGGGGCGCGCGGACGCATGCGGGTCTTGGTGATTGGCATTCCCGACATTGCCGAGGATGATTATTTTGAACCCACCGCCAGTGAGCCTTCGGCCCCCGCTGGCTAA
- a CDS encoding tetratricopeptide repeat protein encodes MNARTIIGTGLVLGGLWISSAQAAAPDLGTARRALKENQPEQAAAVLRELRSQRPTDPWLQYNEAVAAYAAKDYDRADQLWQELATRDLPPKLRDRVWVQIGNVSFRRGEPLEQTDPQTTLQLWEQSRESYRIYLVNQPKDKVVRHNLKVVELRLAQLHARLAADLLREARKQSRLENQIQLMQAALDHQRTAEHLDPQNSERQQQRQATERELAEKFTQKAERQEQRADATLAKSHPPSWERQQAMKELRKALSDFQEAKSLDPQNQQAAQGEQRVQEKLAQLLAMEGRQLQQEAQQMSQRNPDEAIDKYEQALEKYEESLELNRNNEMAQQGAEEVKEALENLHMQRGDQQAQEGERQQNRDLAQATQQMLSALHHYQEALEINPENTAAPPKIADLQRKLPALLNELGERERQRAAQEEAKSLESAIAHMEKAATSFQRSQEVQPENNEQARVGEEQARQELARLRQQLAARNPQKPDQQQKSEQRRQDQQESFWSLLHQVKDEDKQREYEQARRAPTEDYTPDQNRIFKNW; translated from the coding sequence ATGAACGCGCGCACCATCATCGGAACGGGATTGGTTCTGGGCGGTTTATGGATTTCATCGGCCCAGGCCGCTGCGCCTGACCTGGGTACCGCCCGCCGTGCCCTCAAGGAAAACCAGCCCGAACAGGCCGCCGCCGTCCTGCGCGAGCTGCGCAGCCAGCGGCCGACGGATCCGTGGCTGCAATACAACGAAGCGGTGGCGGCTTATGCAGCCAAAGACTATGACCGCGCCGACCAGCTTTGGCAGGAATTGGCCACGCGTGATTTGCCTCCCAAATTGCGGGACCGGGTGTGGGTGCAAATTGGCAATGTGTCTTTTCGCCGGGGCGAGCCGCTGGAACAGACGGACCCGCAAACCACGCTGCAGCTTTGGGAGCAAAGCCGCGAGTCCTACCGTATTTACCTCGTCAATCAACCGAAAGACAAAGTCGTCCGCCACAATTTGAAGGTGGTCGAATTACGGCTGGCCCAGCTCCATGCCCGGCTGGCGGCGGATTTGTTGCGCGAGGCCCGCAAACAAAGTCGGCTCGAAAACCAGATTCAGCTCATGCAGGCGGCGCTGGACCATCAACGCACGGCCGAGCATTTGGACCCGCAAAATTCGGAGCGCCAGCAACAGCGGCAGGCCACCGAAAGAGAGCTGGCGGAGAAGTTCACCCAAAAGGCCGAACGCCAGGAACAACGCGCGGATGCCACCTTGGCCAAGAGCCACCCGCCCTCCTGGGAGCGCCAGCAGGCCATGAAAGAATTGCGCAAGGCGCTGTCGGATTTTCAGGAGGCCAAATCCCTGGACCCGCAAAATCAACAGGCTGCGCAGGGCGAGCAGCGCGTCCAGGAAAAGCTGGCGCAATTACTGGCCATGGAAGGACGGCAGCTCCAACAGGAAGCACAGCAAATGAGCCAGCGCAATCCCGATGAAGCCATAGACAAATACGAGCAGGCGCTGGAAAAATATGAGGAATCCCTGGAGTTGAACCGGAATAATGAAATGGCGCAACAGGGGGCGGAGGAAGTGAAAGAAGCTCTGGAAAATCTGCACATGCAACGTGGCGACCAGCAGGCGCAGGAGGGCGAGCGGCAACAGAACCGGGACCTGGCCCAGGCCACCCAACAAATGCTCAGCGCTTTGCACCACTATCAGGAAGCGCTGGAAATCAATCCGGAAAACACCGCCGCCCCGCCTAAAATCGCCGACCTGCAGCGAAAATTGCCGGCCTTGTTGAATGAACTCGGCGAACGGGAGCGCCAACGGGCCGCCCAGGAAGAGGCCAAGTCGCTCGAAAGCGCCATCGCGCACATGGAAAAGGCCGCTACCAGTTTCCAGCGCTCCCAGGAAGTGCAGCCGGAAAACAACGAGCAGGCACGCGTGGGGGAAGAACAGGCCCGGCAGGAACTGGCCCGCCTGCGCCAGCAGTTGGCCGCCCGCAACCCGCAAAAACCGGACCAACAGCAAAAGAGCGAGCAACGCCGACAGGACCAGCAGGAAAGTTTCTGGTCGCTGCTCCATCAGGTGAAGGACGAAGACAAACAGCGCGAGTATGAGCAGGCCCGCCGTGCGCCCACCGAAGACTATACGCCAGACCAGAACCGGATTTTCAAAAATTGGTAA
- a CDS encoding VWA domain-containing protein: protein MAETTLRFAEPWWLLLIPVVIPGAIWLWRWAAGRRRALLNRVVAPRLQQALLQAVNYTRRRQKLVFLLGGLTLLIIALARPMLGNREVRVELPGIDYFIALDISRSMLAEDAAGTNRLTAAKRALTQLLRQPSGDRVGLIAFAGEAFLISPISQDHGAIERSLLALSTTSVSKPGTDIAAAIELALKSFEAKQEAGKAILVVSDGEELQGDAILAARKAAQQKVAVFTLGVGSAAGARLPERTWGQPVKFAKNEFGREVVSRMNERVLQQVAAAGKGAYARLEDERGKALLGLYEQHIKRLPKGTHVRKSTDPQEVYQIPLALGILLLMIEGLLNERRRVT, encoded by the coding sequence ATGGCGGAAACTACCTTGAGATTTGCCGAGCCGTGGTGGCTGCTGTTGATTCCGGTGGTCATCCCCGGCGCCATCTGGCTGTGGCGCTGGGCCGCCGGGCGCCGCCGCGCCTTGTTGAATCGAGTGGTGGCGCCGCGGCTGCAGCAGGCCCTGCTCCAGGCGGTGAACTACACCCGCCGCCGGCAAAAGCTGGTTTTTCTATTGGGGGGCCTGACCCTGCTGATTATCGCCCTGGCTCGTCCCATGCTGGGCAACCGCGAGGTGCGCGTGGAGCTGCCGGGGATTGATTATTTCATTGCCCTGGACATTTCCCGCAGCATGCTGGCGGAAGATGCCGCCGGCACCAACCGCCTCACGGCTGCCAAACGCGCGTTGACGCAATTGTTGCGCCAGCCGTCGGGCGACCGGGTGGGACTCATTGCTTTTGCGGGGGAGGCCTTTTTGATTTCGCCGATTTCCCAGGATCATGGCGCCATTGAGCGCTCACTGCTGGCCTTGTCCACCACTTCCGTTTCCAAACCCGGAACGGATATTGCGGCGGCCATTGAGCTGGCGCTTAAATCGTTTGAAGCCAAACAGGAGGCCGGCAAGGCCATTCTGGTGGTTTCGGATGGGGAGGAGCTGCAAGGCGATGCCATTCTGGCGGCGCGCAAGGCCGCGCAACAGAAGGTGGCCGTCTTTACGCTCGGCGTGGGCAGCGCGGCGGGGGCACGCCTTCCCGAACGCACGTGGGGTCAGCCCGTCAAGTTTGCCAAAAATGAATTTGGCCGCGAAGTCGTGTCCCGGATGAATGAGCGCGTGTTGCAACAAGTGGCCGCGGCGGGCAAGGGAGCGTATGCCCGGTTGGAGGATGAACGCGGCAAGGCGTTGTTGGGGCTTTACGAACAACACATCAAGCGATTGCCCAAGGGCACGCATGTCCGCAAATCCACGGACCCTCAGGAGGTTTATCAAATCCCGCTGGCGCTGGGCATTCTGTTGCTGATGATTGAAGGGTTGCTAAATGAACGGCGCCGGGTAACTTAA
- a CDS encoding VWA domain-containing protein: MKELQPWFETFRFESWWLLPLLLLLPLWAWLRGRWAPVAAVPFSTGDLLKPAAQRTRFRHGRWLWWFRLLALALLLLALARPQVEKGMKDVEAKGINIMLVLDFSSTMNKRDFTMEGRKVTRAQALIKVISEFMRARPKDRLGLVRFDAEAFLVSPLTLDHDYLIQRIATEKNGRGTAPGSGVLIATEHLLPATNQTKVIILVSDAEQVNQGPRPEEVARAIAPLGVRVHVIQIIDFKEMATVNLSRNEMAQMAKLTGGQVFQVADFTGLRSVYQQIDLLEKASFKEGQQRVYRELAPWLVAAALALLLLELLLAHTVWRKLP; this comes from the coding sequence ATGAAAGAGCTGCAACCGTGGTTTGAAACCTTCCGGTTTGAATCCTGGTGGCTGCTGCCGCTGTTGCTGTTGCTGCCCCTGTGGGCCTGGCTGCGGGGGCGCTGGGCGCCCGTGGCCGCCGTGCCTTTTTCCACGGGTGACCTGTTGAAGCCGGCCGCCCAACGCACCCGCTTCCGGCATGGACGCTGGCTGTGGTGGTTCAGGTTGCTGGCGCTGGCGCTGCTGTTGCTGGCGCTGGCGCGGCCGCAGGTGGAGAAAGGCATGAAAGATGTGGAGGCCAAGGGCATCAATATCATGCTGGTGCTGGATTTTTCCAGCACCATGAACAAACGCGACTTCACCATGGAGGGGCGCAAAGTGACGCGCGCCCAGGCGCTCATCAAAGTCATCAGCGAATTCATGCGCGCCCGCCCCAAGGACCGGCTGGGGCTGGTACGGTTTGACGCGGAAGCTTTTCTGGTCAGCCCGCTCACGCTGGACCATGACTATCTCATTCAACGCATCGCCACGGAGAAAAACGGGCGCGGCACCGCCCCCGGTTCCGGCGTGCTGATTGCCACGGAACATTTGTTGCCAGCCACCAACCAGACCAAGGTGATTATTCTGGTAAGTGATGCCGAGCAGGTAAATCAAGGCCCCCGGCCCGAGGAGGTGGCCCGCGCCATTGCGCCGCTGGGGGTGCGGGTGCATGTGATTCAAATCATTGACTTCAAGGAAATGGCCACGGTGAATCTGTCGCGCAACGAGATGGCGCAGATGGCCAAATTGACGGGCGGACAGGTGTTTCAGGTGGCTGACTTCACGGGGCTGCGCAGTGTGTATCAGCAAATTGACCTGCTGGAGAAAGCCAGCTTCAAAGAGGGCCAGCAGCGGGTGTATCGCGAGCTGGCGCCCTGGCTGGTGGCCGCCGCCCTCGCCCTGTTGTTGCTCGAATTATTACTCGCTCATACGGTATGGCGGAAACTACCTTGA
- a CDS encoding DUF58 domain-containing protein, whose protein sequence is MIPREWLRKIRRIELRTTLLVENLMAGQYRSVFKGRGMDFDEVRPYEAGDEVRRIDWNVTARTGVVHIKKYIEERELTVLLVVDVSASGNLGSTHQSKRETAAELAAVLAFSAILNNDKVGLLLFTDRTERYLSPRKGRQHVLAMIDLILTYQPKSARTNIAAALNRVFHAHSRKAVIFLISDFMDQDYERALKVVGRKHDLIAVPIMDPVERELPDIGWVVFEDAETGEVVEMNTADPETRAGFAQNALRLRERTREHLRRAGLDAIEVETDRPYLRSLTRFFHTRYHRMHP, encoded by the coding sequence ATGATTCCGCGCGAATGGCTGCGCAAAATCCGCCGCATTGAATTGCGCACCACCCTGTTGGTGGAAAACCTCATGGCGGGGCAGTACCGGTCGGTCTTCAAAGGCCGCGGCATGGACTTTGACGAAGTCCGCCCCTATGAGGCCGGCGATGAGGTACGCCGCATTGACTGGAATGTGACGGCGCGCACGGGGGTGGTGCATATCAAAAAATACATTGAGGAACGCGAGCTGACGGTGTTGCTGGTGGTGGATGTGAGCGCCAGCGGCAATCTGGGCTCCACGCATCAGAGCAAGCGGGAAACCGCTGCCGAGCTGGCCGCCGTGCTGGCCTTCAGCGCCATTCTGAACAATGACAAGGTGGGGCTGCTCTTGTTCACGGACCGCACGGAGCGGTACCTCAGCCCGCGCAAAGGCCGCCAGCATGTGCTGGCCATGATTGATCTCATCCTCACCTATCAACCCAAAAGCGCGCGCACCAATATTGCTGCCGCGCTCAACCGGGTTTTTCATGCCCACTCGCGCAAGGCGGTCATTTTCCTGATCTCCGATTTCATGGATCAGGATTACGAGCGCGCCTTGAAGGTGGTGGGGCGCAAACACGATTTAATTGCCGTCCCCATCATGGACCCGGTGGAGCGGGAGCTGCCCGACATTGGGTGGGTGGTCTTTGAGGATGCCGAAACGGGGGAAGTGGTGGAAATGAACACCGCGGACCCGGAGACCCGCGCCGGGTTTGCCCAGAACGCGCTGCGACTGCGCGAGCGCACTCGCGAGCACTTGCGGCGCGCCGGGCTGGATGCCATTGAAGTCGAGACAGACCGCCCCTATTTGCGGTCGCTGACGCGCTTTTTCCACACCCGTTACCATCGCATGCATCCCTGA
- a CDS encoding AAA family ATPase, translating to MKSEIEDLNQIIQGMHPLIEGIRREVAKVIIGQQHMIDRMLVGLLANGHILLEGVPGLAKTAAITALAQCIHGQFQRIQFTPDLLPSDLIGNLIYVPKDGTYITKKGPIFANFVLADEINRAPAKVQSALLEAMQERQVTIGETSHPLPSPFLVMATQNPIEQEGTYALPEAQVDRFMLKVVVTYPNEEEEKKIMHLAAKTYRLPPLAPVIEPEKILEMRKLVDQIHVDDQITEYIIRLVFATRQPAKFAPPLAGKIRFGGSPRATIYLNLAARAVAFLNGRGYVTPQDVKSIAMDVLRHRVITTFEAEADEVTSEHIVQHLLDNIPVP from the coding sequence ATGAAGTCTGAAATTGAAGACTTGAATCAAATCATTCAGGGGATGCATCCGTTGATTGAGGGCATCCGGCGGGAAGTGGCCAAGGTCATCATCGGCCAACAGCACATGATTGACCGCATGCTGGTGGGTCTGCTGGCCAACGGGCACATCCTCCTGGAAGGCGTGCCGGGGCTGGCCAAGACCGCGGCCATCACCGCCCTGGCGCAGTGCATTCATGGACAATTTCAGCGCATTCAATTCACGCCGGATTTGCTGCCCAGCGACTTGATTGGCAACCTGATTTACGTGCCCAAAGACGGCACGTACATCACCAAGAAAGGCCCCATCTTTGCCAACTTCGTCCTGGCCGACGAAATCAATCGCGCCCCGGCCAAAGTGCAGAGCGCCCTGCTTGAGGCCATGCAGGAGCGGCAGGTGACCATTGGGGAGACCTCCCATCCCCTGCCCTCGCCCTTCCTGGTGATGGCCACGCAAAACCCGATTGAGCAGGAAGGCACGTATGCCCTGCCGGAAGCGCAGGTGGACCGCTTCATGCTCAAGGTGGTGGTCACCTATCCCAACGAGGAGGAGGAAAAGAAAATCATGCATCTGGCGGCCAAAACCTACCGCCTGCCGCCGCTGGCCCCGGTGATTGAGCCGGAGAAAATCCTGGAGATGCGCAAGCTGGTGGATCAAATCCACGTGGACGATCAGATCACCGAATACATCATCCGCCTGGTGTTCGCGACGCGCCAGCCGGCCAAATTTGCCCCGCCGCTGGCGGGCAAGATTCGTTTTGGCGGCTCGCCGCGCGCCACCATTTATTTGAACCTGGCGGCGCGCGCGGTGGCGTTTCTCAATGGCCGCGGATACGTGACGCCGCAGGATGTGAAGTCCATTGCCATGGACGTGTTGCGTCACCGGGTCATCACCACCTTCGAGGCGGAAGCCGATGAAGTCACCAGCGAGCATATTGTGCAGCATCTGCTGGACAACATCCCCGTGCCATGA
- a CDS encoding sigma-54-dependent Fis family transcriptional regulator yields MHTLKLSADYRPEFDSLRERLLELAQIRSVDQLMRRVVTLLAERPHVALARIWLVDKGDRCVHCRWRQECPNPSRCLHLVASAGRPYADQTDWSRLSGEYQRIPLGVGKIGQIGETGRALVVKDLAEDAGWLERPEWAIIEGIHGFNGQPVLHHDQVLGVLAIFTRIPTPELGPAWLRIFADQIAVALANARAFEEIERLRAQLELENTYLQEELREARSFGELVGQSRALRGVLRRIELVAPTEATVLILGESGTGKELVAREIHRRSRRAARPLIRVNCAAVPRELFESEFFGHARGAFTGALKDRAGRFEAADGGTLLLDEVGEIPLELQGKFLRVLQEGQYERLGEDRTRTVDVRILAATNRNLEAEVAAGRFRADLFYRLNVFPIHVPPLRERLEDIPLLAAHFLRLAAKRLGVAEPPLSAADVMRLQSYEWPGNVRELQNVIERAVILARGGRMHLDLPAIGTQEETEAVAPPAPAPSLRPGKILTEAQMREYERENLVAALEAAGWRVHGPRGAAALLGIKPTTLASRMQKLGLRRPRRT; encoded by the coding sequence ATGCACACCTTAAAACTCAGCGCGGATTACCGCCCCGAATTTGACTCCCTCCGGGAGCGGCTCCTGGAGCTGGCGCAAATTCGCTCGGTGGACCAGTTGATGCGGCGGGTGGTCACTTTGTTGGCTGAGCGCCCCCATGTGGCATTGGCCCGGATTTGGCTGGTGGATAAGGGGGATCGCTGCGTCCACTGCCGATGGCGGCAGGAATGTCCCAATCCCAGCCGTTGCCTGCATCTGGTGGCGAGTGCCGGGCGGCCCTACGCGGACCAAACGGATTGGTCGCGCCTGAGTGGAGAGTACCAACGCATCCCGCTGGGCGTAGGCAAAATTGGCCAAATTGGGGAAACAGGCCGCGCCCTGGTGGTGAAAGATTTGGCGGAAGACGCGGGTTGGCTGGAGCGTCCAGAATGGGCGATTATCGAGGGCATCCACGGTTTCAACGGCCAGCCGGTGTTGCATCACGACCAAGTGCTGGGGGTCCTGGCGATTTTCACCCGCATCCCCACACCGGAGCTGGGGCCGGCCTGGCTGCGCATCTTTGCGGACCAGATTGCCGTGGCGCTGGCCAATGCGCGGGCCTTCGAGGAAATCGAGCGGCTGCGGGCACAGTTGGAATTGGAGAACACGTACCTGCAGGAGGAGTTGCGCGAAGCGCGGAGTTTCGGCGAGCTGGTGGGCCAGAGTCGTGCTTTGCGGGGGGTGTTGCGGCGCATTGAATTGGTGGCCCCCACCGAAGCCACCGTGTTGATTTTGGGGGAATCCGGCACCGGGAAGGAATTGGTGGCGCGAGAGATTCACCGGCGGAGCCGCCGGGCGGCGCGTCCCTTGATTCGCGTCAACTGTGCGGCGGTGCCTCGGGAACTGTTTGAGAGTGAATTTTTTGGCCATGCCCGGGGTGCCTTCACCGGGGCCTTGAAGGACCGGGCCGGGCGCTTTGAGGCGGCCGATGGCGGCACGCTGCTTTTGGATGAGGTGGGCGAGATTCCGCTGGAGTTGCAGGGCAAGTTTCTGCGGGTGCTGCAGGAGGGACAATATGAGCGTTTGGGGGAGGACCGCACCCGGACGGTGGATGTGCGCATTCTGGCCGCCACCAATCGCAATTTGGAGGCGGAAGTGGCTGCCGGGCGGTTTCGGGCGGATTTATTTTACCGGCTGAATGTGTTTCCCATTCACGTGCCGCCGTTGCGGGAGCGACTCGAGGACATCCCGCTGCTGGCGGCTCATTTTCTGCGGCTGGCCGCGAAACGGTTGGGCGTTGCCGAGCCGCCTTTGAGCGCGGCCGACGTGATGCGGCTGCAGAGTTATGAATGGCCGGGCAACGTGCGGGAATTGCAAAACGTCATCGAGCGCGCGGTGATTCTGGCCCGTGGAGGGCGAATGCATCTGGATTTGCCTGCAATCGGCACGCAGGAAGAGACCGAGGCCGTGGCCCCGCCAGCTCCCGCGCCCAGCCTGCGGCCGGGCAAAATCCTGACCGAGGCCCAAATGCGCGAATACGAGCGGGAAAACTTGGTGGCGGCATTGGAGGCCGCCGGCTGGCGGGTTCATGGGCCGCGCGGGGCGGCGGCCTTGCTGGGAATCAAGCCGACCACCCTGGCTTCCCGGATGCAAAAGCTGGGGCTGCGTCGTCCGCGGCGAACGTAA
- a CDS encoding YceI family protein, with protein sequence MKRINTVLLTAWALVAALTVSAQTLTRFTSTPGSKVTIDGTSNIHDWTVEGNVIAGYFDVDKAALQKGAAGPIKAAVAVKITVRSLKSGKEKMDEVMQEHMKADQYQFIEYKLAELKIVKGSLDKGLECESTGDLTVSGVTKKVNLPVTITKVDDEKIKIVSPKVDLKMTDFGIKPPEPKLAMGLIKTGNEVKVAVEWMLKERKE encoded by the coding sequence ATGAAACGTATTAACACCGTCTTGCTTACCGCCTGGGCTCTGGTCGCAGCGCTCACGGTCTCGGCGCAAACCCTGACCCGCTTCACCAGCACCCCTGGCAGCAAGGTCACCATTGATGGCACTTCCAACATCCATGACTGGACCGTCGAGGGCAACGTCATCGCCGGCTACTTTGATGTGGACAAAGCGGCCCTGCAGAAGGGCGCCGCCGGCCCCATCAAAGCGGCCGTGGCGGTCAAAATCACCGTCCGCTCCCTCAAGAGCGGCAAGGAGAAAATGGATGAGGTGATGCAGGAGCATATGAAGGCCGACCAATACCAGTTCATTGAGTACAAACTGGCCGAGCTGAAGATTGTCAAAGGCAGCCTGGACAAGGGCCTGGAGTGCGAGTCCACGGGCGACCTGACAGTCTCGGGGGTGACTAAAAAAGTCAACCTGCCGGTGACCATCACCAAGGTGGATGATGAGAAAATTAAAATCGTCAGCCCGAAGGTGGACCTGAAGATGACCGATTTCGGCATCAAGCCGCCGGAACCCAAGCTGGCCATGGGTTTGATCAAAACGGGCAATGAAGTGAAAGTGGCGGTGGAGTGGATGCTCAAGGAGCGGAAGGAGTAG